From one Salvelinus alpinus chromosome 14, SLU_Salpinus.1, whole genome shotgun sequence genomic stretch:
- the LOC139538662 gene encoding uncharacterized protein isoform X2, with the protein MNGPQRTWQQVKIKYKNILQNAVKKNTHRQGTGGGSPKADLTPAEDMALELNKGRPVLEGIPGGKETSIGSSQDATRFIQVSGSTVFLLEPPAQAPDDADPGEGPSAAATAHDGDDDEEETISLDSRRHEDPDAIQWENQPGNISSQAIRKLYGNHLRRQIELADIDIQYKKKNMENLALESEIKKRTIRKLDLEIKKLEREVRYAFNVHCMLTVTQMY; encoded by the exons atgaacgggccacaacggacatggcagcaggtcaaaatcaaatacaagaacattctgcagaatg cagtgaaaaagaatacccacagacaaggcacgggtggtgggtcaccaaaggctgaccttaccccagcagaggacatggccttggagctaaataaaggcaggcccgtcttagaggggatccctggggggaaagagacgagcataggttcctcccaagatgccacccgcttcattcaag tgtctggcagcactgtgttcctgttagagccaccagcacaagcaccagacgatgctgatcca ggtgaaggccccagtgcagcagcaacagcacatgatggagacgatgatgaggaggagaccatctctctggattccagaaggcatgag gacccagatgctatacagtgggaaaaccagcctggcaacata agctcacaagctatcagaaagttgtatggcaaccacctccggcgccaaatagaactggcagacatagacattcagtacaagaagaaaaatatggaaaatcttgcactggagtccgaaataaaaaagaggacaattaggaaactggaccttgaaataaaaaaacttgagagggaggtgagatatgccttcaatgtacactgtatgctaactgtaacacaaatgtattaa
- the LOC139538662 gene encoding uncharacterized protein isoform X3: MNGPQRTWQQVKIKYKNILQNAVKKNTHRQGTGGGSPKADLTPAEDMALELNKGRPVLEGIPGGKETSIGSSQDATRFIQVSGSTVFLLEPPAQAPDDADPGEGPSAAATAHDGDDDEEETISLDSRRHEDPDAIQWENQPGNISSQAIRKLYGNHLRRQIELADIDIQYKKKNMENLALESEIKKRTIRKLDLEIKKLERELQEDDTAQNKN; encoded by the exons atgaacgggccacaacggacatggcagcaggtcaaaatcaaatacaagaacattctgcagaatg cagtgaaaaagaatacccacagacaaggcacgggtggtgggtcaccaaaggctgaccttaccccagcagaggacatggccttggagctaaataaaggcaggcccgtcttagaggggatccctggggggaaagagacgagcataggttcctcccaagatgccacccgcttcattcaag tgtctggcagcactgtgttcctgttagagccaccagcacaagcaccagacgatgctgatcca ggtgaaggccccagtgcagcagcaacagcacatgatggagacgatgatgaggaggagaccatctctctggattccagaaggcatgag gacccagatgctatacagtgggaaaaccagcctggcaacata agctcacaagctatcagaaagttgtatggcaaccacctccggcgccaaatagaactggcagacatagacattcagtacaagaagaaaaatatggaaaatcttgcactggagtccgaaataaaaaagaggacaattaggaaactggaccttgaaataaaaaaacttgagagggag ctccaagaagatgacacagctcaaaataaaaattag
- the LOC139538662 gene encoding putative nuclease HARBI1 isoform X1, whose amino-acid sequence MKAQNCVFLSALTMACPFVRDVVDEEALVLRRAFRRERVFRDRLDPLAFPDDHLYERYRFSADGIRYLCRLLGPRIKHRTARSHALSVEQMVCVALRFFASGAFLYSVGDAEQLNKATICRTIRSVCLAIKALADVFISFPGHRRLCDIKEEFYRIAGFPNVIGAVDCTHIRIKAPSGAHEADFVNRKSFHSINVQMVCNADCVISNVVAKWPGSVHDSRIFRASEIYQCLSQGEFSGVLLGDRGYGCQPFLLTPFTDPQEAQQAYNHAHARTRARVEMTFGLLKARFHCLHKLRVSPVRACDITVACAVLHNVACLRKERAPRVPPAMDWDNPAIFPDDDSGRLLRDQYVLNYFS is encoded by the exons atgaaggcccaaaattgtgtgttcctttctgctctgacaatggcatgcccattcgtgcgagatgtggtggatgaagaagcacttgtgctgaggagagccttcaggcgagaaagggtcttcagggaccggttggacccactggccttccctgatgaccatctatatgaaagatacaggttttctgcagatggcatcaggtatctatgcagactactgggtcccaggattaagcaccgcactgcacggagccatgcactgagtgtggagcaaatggtttgtgtggccttgcgcttttttgctagtggagccttcctgtactcagtgggggatgcagaacagctgaacaaggccacaatttgccgcacaataaggagtgtgtgtctggctatcaaagcattagcagatgtcttcatctccttccctggccacagaagactctgtgacatcaaagaggagttctataggattgcag gtttccccaatgtcattggtgcagtggactgcacacacataaggataaaagccccctcaggtgcccatgaggccgattttgtgaataggaaatcctttcacagcattaatgttcag atggtctgcaatgctgactgtgtgatcagcaatgttgtggcaaaatggcctggctcagtccatgactccagaatctttcgggcctctgaaatctatcagtgcctatcacaag gtgaattctctggtgtgttgctgggagacagggggtatggctgccagccttttctcctgacacctttcacagacccccaggaagcacagcaggcctacaaccatgcccatgccaggaccagggccagagttgaaatgacctttggcctcctgaaggcacgctttcactgccttcacaaattaagggtcagccctgttagggcatgtgatattactgtggcttgtgctgtcctccacaatgtggcctgcctgaggaaggagagggcccccagagtgccaccagccatggactgggacaatccggcaatcttccctgatgacgacagtggtcggctgctgagggaccaatatgtgttgaattattttagttag